A single window of Electrophorus electricus isolate fEleEle1 chromosome 16, fEleEle1.pri, whole genome shotgun sequence DNA harbors:
- the LOC113580350 gene encoding interleukin-1 receptor type 1-like isoform X2, which yields MTGVIFLLLSWSLLVSMSRCRDQHVQNVTYTWTKDNCTIKVTPRIKFQGNVIWFLSTELSDSGNYRCRSTYSSEIVENAMCLSVESGLCPRPNQFSVAWQGSNVNFSCTENRIPTMGQELQVQWWKDCKPTGMQGREISFYNMPMSGMGNYTCLVIFKYEGKTYNASYTTELIMLKDEAEKKPKVIFPRDKTVHVKPGERMKLDCTVFIGEREEETLETTVYWTINNSYTQKYPQLHENMTFEVRENNNVYGHSTLLISEVLPEFFGMPFKCTVMNPNGMDAGVLHLKQDDYNIIQTIMMISFIVGVAVMATGLFMYFKVDIILACRDLGGKGKAASQDRKLYNAYVSCYPGTGPGCSAAEDLALRLMSEVLEQRHGLRLFIHGRDNTDVEVNLAAMTDAINQSRTVVLILHRMSPANLQCQVLIPVSQGQDMLNASQRQHLCSAIAQCTIPVILVEDNENTDHSLLPECLQAVRQTQGALRWNPTVQPSGRFWKQLRYRMT from the exons ATGACAGGTGTGATCTTTCTTCTTTTGAGTTGGTCATTGCTTGTCTCAATGTCCAGATGCAGAG ATCAGCATGTGCAAAATGTAACGTACACTTGGACCAAGGATAACTGCACTATAAAAGTAACACCACGTATAAAATTTCAAGGAAATGTGATTTGGTTTTTAAGCACAGAATTATCAGACAGTGGGAATTACAGATGTAGAAG CACATACTCCTCAGAGATCGTGGAAAATGcaatgtgtctctctgttgaAAGTGGACTTTGTCCGAGACCCAACCAGTTTTCCGTGGCATGGCAAGGATCCAACGTCAATTTTTCCTGTACTGAAAACCGCATTCCGACTATGGGCCAAGAACTGCAAGTGCAGTGGTGGAAG gaCTGCAAACCTACAGGCATGCAAGGCCGTGAAATTAGCTTTTATAACATGCCTATGAGTGGTATGGGGAACTACACCTGTTTAGTCATCTTCAAATATGAAGGGAAAACCTACAATGCCTCTTACACTACTGAGCTCATCATGCTAAAGGATG aGGCTGAGAAAAAGCCTAAAGTAATATTCCCTCGTGACAAAACTGTGCATGTCAAGCCAG GTGAGAGAATGAAATTGGATTGTACTGTATTCATCggtgaaagagaagaagaaaccttAGAAACAACAGTGTATTGGACTATAAACAATTCCTATACCCAGAAATATCCACAGCTTCATGAGAACATGACTTT TGAGGTGAGAGAAAACAATAATGTATACGGCCATTCCACACTGCTCATTTCTGAAGTTCTTCCAGAGTTCTTCGGTATGCCTTTTAAGTGCACTGTCATGAATCCCAACGGAATGGATGCGGGTGTGCTCCATCTTAAGCAAG ATGATTATAATATCATCCAGACAATTATGATGATTAGTTTCATAGTAGGAGTTGCTGTTATGGCCACTGGGCTGTTCATGTACTTTAAAGTGGATATAATCTTAGCCTGTCGTGATCTGGGTGGTAAAGGCAAAG CTGCCAGTCAGGACAGGAAGTTATACAACGCATATGTGTCCTGTTATCCTGGCACTGGCCCTGGTTGCTCTGCAGCAGAGGACCTGGCCCTGAGGCTCATGTCTGAGGTGCTGGAACAGAGACATGGTCTCAGACTCTTCATACATGGCCGCGATAATACAGATGTGGAAG TGAATCTTGCCGCCATGACTGACGCCATAAACCAGAGCAGGACGGTGGTGCTCATTCTACACAGAATGAGTCCAGCCAATCTTCAATGCCAGGTCTTGATTCCAGTGAGCCAAGGACAAGACATGCTGAACGCCTCGCAGCGCCAGCACCTCTGCTCTGCCATTGCTCAGTGTACCATTCCAGTCATTCTGGTTGAGGACAACGAGAATACCGATCACTCGCTGCTGCCAGAGTGCTTGCAGGCCGTCAGACAAACGCAAGGGGCGCTGAGGTGGAACCCAACAGTGCAACCTAGTGGCCGCTTCTGGAAGCAGCTGAGATATCGCATGACCTGA
- the LOC113580350 gene encoding interleukin-1 receptor type 1-like isoform X3, translating into MTGVIFLLLSWSLLVSMSRCRDQQVVLHTVKSQAFSLFCDTDQHVQNVTYTWTKDNCTIKVTPRIKFQGNVIWFLSTELSDSGNYRCRSTYSSEIVENAMCLSVESGLCPRPNQFSVAWQGSNVNFSCTENRIPTMGQELQVQWWKDCKPTGMQGREISFYNMPMSGMGNYTCLVIFKYEGKTYNASYTTELIMLKDEAEKKPKVIFPRDKTVHVKPGERMKLDCTVFIGEREEETLETTVYWTINNSYTQKYPQLHENMTFEVRENNNVYGHSTLLISEVLPEFFGMPFKCTVMNPNGMDAGVLHLKQAASQDRKLYNAYVSCYPGTGPGCSAAEDLALRLMSEVLEQRHGLRLFIHGRDNTDVEVNLAAMTDAINQSRTVVLILHRMSPANLQCQVLIPVSQGQDMLNASQRQHLCSAIAQCTIPVILVEDNENTDHSLLPECLQAVRQTQGALRWNPTVQPSGRFWKQLRYRMT; encoded by the exons ATGACAGGTGTGATCTTTCTTCTTTTGAGTTGGTCATTGCTTGTCTCAATGTCCAGATGCAGAG ACCAGCAGGTAGTGCTACACACCGTCAAGAGCCAGGCTTTTTCGCTTTTCTGTGACACAGATCAGCATGTGCAAAATGTAACGTACACTTGGACCAAGGATAACTGCACTATAAAAGTAACACCACGTATAAAATTTCAAGGAAATGTGATTTGGTTTTTAAGCACAGAATTATCAGACAGTGGGAATTACAGATGTAGAAG CACATACTCCTCAGAGATCGTGGAAAATGcaatgtgtctctctgttgaAAGTGGACTTTGTCCGAGACCCAACCAGTTTTCCGTGGCATGGCAAGGATCCAACGTCAATTTTTCCTGTACTGAAAACCGCATTCCGACTATGGGCCAAGAACTGCAAGTGCAGTGGTGGAAG gaCTGCAAACCTACAGGCATGCAAGGCCGTGAAATTAGCTTTTATAACATGCCTATGAGTGGTATGGGGAACTACACCTGTTTAGTCATCTTCAAATATGAAGGGAAAACCTACAATGCCTCTTACACTACTGAGCTCATCATGCTAAAGGATG aGGCTGAGAAAAAGCCTAAAGTAATATTCCCTCGTGACAAAACTGTGCATGTCAAGCCAG GTGAGAGAATGAAATTGGATTGTACTGTATTCATCggtgaaagagaagaagaaaccttAGAAACAACAGTGTATTGGACTATAAACAATTCCTATACCCAGAAATATCCACAGCTTCATGAGAACATGACTTT TGAGGTGAGAGAAAACAATAATGTATACGGCCATTCCACACTGCTCATTTCTGAAGTTCTTCCAGAGTTCTTCGGTATGCCTTTTAAGTGCACTGTCATGAATCCCAACGGAATGGATGCGGGTGTGCTCCATCTTAAGCAAG CTGCCAGTCAGGACAGGAAGTTATACAACGCATATGTGTCCTGTTATCCTGGCACTGGCCCTGGTTGCTCTGCAGCAGAGGACCTGGCCCTGAGGCTCATGTCTGAGGTGCTGGAACAGAGACATGGTCTCAGACTCTTCATACATGGCCGCGATAATACAGATGTGGAAG TGAATCTTGCCGCCATGACTGACGCCATAAACCAGAGCAGGACGGTGGTGCTCATTCTACACAGAATGAGTCCAGCCAATCTTCAATGCCAGGTCTTGATTCCAGTGAGCCAAGGACAAGACATGCTGAACGCCTCGCAGCGCCAGCACCTCTGCTCTGCCATTGCTCAGTGTACCATTCCAGTCATTCTGGTTGAGGACAACGAGAATACCGATCACTCGCTGCTGCCAGAGTGCTTGCAGGCCGTCAGACAAACGCAAGGGGCGCTGAGGTGGAACCCAACAGTGCAACCTAGTGGCCGCTTCTGGAAGCAGCTGAGATATCGCATGACCTGA
- the LOC113580350 gene encoding interleukin-1 receptor type 1-like isoform X1 codes for MTGVIFLLLSWSLLVSMSRCRDQQVVLHTVKSQAFSLFCDTDQHVQNVTYTWTKDNCTIKVTPRIKFQGNVIWFLSTELSDSGNYRCRSTYSSEIVENAMCLSVESGLCPRPNQFSVAWQGSNVNFSCTENRIPTMGQELQVQWWKDCKPTGMQGREISFYNMPMSGMGNYTCLVIFKYEGKTYNASYTTELIMLKDEAEKKPKVIFPRDKTVHVKPGERMKLDCTVFIGEREEETLETTVYWTINNSYTQKYPQLHENMTFEVRENNNVYGHSTLLISEVLPEFFGMPFKCTVMNPNGMDAGVLHLKQDDYNIIQTIMMISFIVGVAVMATGLFMYFKVDIILACRDLGGKGKAASQDRKLYNAYVSCYPGTGPGCSAAEDLALRLMSEVLEQRHGLRLFIHGRDNTDVEVNLAAMTDAINQSRTVVLILHRMSPANLQCQVLIPVSQGQDMLNASQRQHLCSAIAQCTIPVILVEDNENTDHSLLPECLQAVRQTQGALRWNPTVQPSGRFWKQLRYRMT; via the exons ATGACAGGTGTGATCTTTCTTCTTTTGAGTTGGTCATTGCTTGTCTCAATGTCCAGATGCAGAG ACCAGCAGGTAGTGCTACACACCGTCAAGAGCCAGGCTTTTTCGCTTTTCTGTGACACAGATCAGCATGTGCAAAATGTAACGTACACTTGGACCAAGGATAACTGCACTATAAAAGTAACACCACGTATAAAATTTCAAGGAAATGTGATTTGGTTTTTAAGCACAGAATTATCAGACAGTGGGAATTACAGATGTAGAAG CACATACTCCTCAGAGATCGTGGAAAATGcaatgtgtctctctgttgaAAGTGGACTTTGTCCGAGACCCAACCAGTTTTCCGTGGCATGGCAAGGATCCAACGTCAATTTTTCCTGTACTGAAAACCGCATTCCGACTATGGGCCAAGAACTGCAAGTGCAGTGGTGGAAG gaCTGCAAACCTACAGGCATGCAAGGCCGTGAAATTAGCTTTTATAACATGCCTATGAGTGGTATGGGGAACTACACCTGTTTAGTCATCTTCAAATATGAAGGGAAAACCTACAATGCCTCTTACACTACTGAGCTCATCATGCTAAAGGATG aGGCTGAGAAAAAGCCTAAAGTAATATTCCCTCGTGACAAAACTGTGCATGTCAAGCCAG GTGAGAGAATGAAATTGGATTGTACTGTATTCATCggtgaaagagaagaagaaaccttAGAAACAACAGTGTATTGGACTATAAACAATTCCTATACCCAGAAATATCCACAGCTTCATGAGAACATGACTTT TGAGGTGAGAGAAAACAATAATGTATACGGCCATTCCACACTGCTCATTTCTGAAGTTCTTCCAGAGTTCTTCGGTATGCCTTTTAAGTGCACTGTCATGAATCCCAACGGAATGGATGCGGGTGTGCTCCATCTTAAGCAAG ATGATTATAATATCATCCAGACAATTATGATGATTAGTTTCATAGTAGGAGTTGCTGTTATGGCCACTGGGCTGTTCATGTACTTTAAAGTGGATATAATCTTAGCCTGTCGTGATCTGGGTGGTAAAGGCAAAG CTGCCAGTCAGGACAGGAAGTTATACAACGCATATGTGTCCTGTTATCCTGGCACTGGCCCTGGTTGCTCTGCAGCAGAGGACCTGGCCCTGAGGCTCATGTCTGAGGTGCTGGAACAGAGACATGGTCTCAGACTCTTCATACATGGCCGCGATAATACAGATGTGGAAG TGAATCTTGCCGCCATGACTGACGCCATAAACCAGAGCAGGACGGTGGTGCTCATTCTACACAGAATGAGTCCAGCCAATCTTCAATGCCAGGTCTTGATTCCAGTGAGCCAAGGACAAGACATGCTGAACGCCTCGCAGCGCCAGCACCTCTGCTCTGCCATTGCTCAGTGTACCATTCCAGTCATTCTGGTTGAGGACAACGAGAATACCGATCACTCGCTGCTGCCAGAGTGCTTGCAGGCCGTCAGACAAACGCAAGGGGCGCTGAGGTGGAACCCAACAGTGCAACCTAGTGGCCGCTTCTGGAAGCAGCTGAGATATCGCATGACCTGA
- the LOC113580343 gene encoding probable ribonuclease ZC3H12C, giving the protein MGLKDHLDDGTGHIFDLGLDLDYLHVKAVDRQAGADAGPRMDRGLSDAAEDAAPCPRKPTPLPQGDSEESAGSDAEVERGCSLAPREALSDGPARASHPPLCRSPCLDLDSLGPPEVATEKPGPADALKEYQTKVEFALKLGYAEDLVRLVLSKLGPDALINDILGELVKLGSKPESDGSTQTSSISTSSSLASSGSSCSSACSFSDSIDSRRSESPSLLDDKDNLRPIVVDGSNVAMSHGNKEVFSCQGIQLAVDWFVERGHKDITVFVPAWRKEQSRPDALITDQEILRRLEKDKILVFTPSRRVQGRRVVCYDDRFIVKLAYESDGIIVSNDNYRDLAVEKPEWKKFIDERLLMYSFVNDKFMPPDDPLGRHGPSLENFLRKRPIIPEHKKQPCPYGKKCTYGHKCKFYHPERGTQPQRAVADELRASAKTSAAKGSAESGLVKSHSVPGGSRSDKAGDGKRSHPKRQSEPSTRALSYSDVEEKLSSKAKAEPPRSGLSLPPAQGGPSPSCHSYPQDPREHAACPSKNHMMPAFAQTDSFPTCESPDLSYYSMVRAYSGLGLSAQRSPERHFPADSDPRISSVASDCSSEGSASSDSYGTAAHVERSCMSSPESLLDDALKCHHHHHHHHHHPPHHHPPHHLSHHHRRQYPTPHHQGRVLSPAPTSHAAYRHGMVRAHGFPQDDPLPPPPPDNNFEHPLPYVAPLPQHHMVGVRSSCPGDYPLVPQGSAHPQSSPLGRGLVSTRLDNVSDSRLYEPSPLLPRKPYLGHDRVASWDQYCRQPPQPCYEPFTFQSLPENREQAWRAPWGRGTLPPPNLPSPHPPHSPHPLPHPHHEPAALSRYQEVREKVFVNLCNIFPTELVQLVMGRYPHVTDAQQLAAAILAEKSQSGY; this is encoded by the exons ATGGGCCTGAAGGACCATCTGGATGATGGAACAGGCCACATCTTTGACCTGGGACTGGATCTGGACTACCTCCACGTGAAGGCCGTAGATCGGCAGGCTGGTGCTGATGCCGGTCCCAGGATGGACAGGGGTTTGTCGGACGCTGCCGAGGACGCAGCCCCCTGCCCCAGAAAGCCCACACCCTTGCCCCAAGGTGACTCAGAGGAGAGTGCTGGGTCCGATGCTGAGGTGGAGCGCGGATGCAGTCTCGCCCCTAGAGAAGCGCTGAGTGATGGACCTGCCCGAGCCAGCCATCCGCCGCTCTGCAGGTCTCCATGTCTGGATCTGGATTCCCTGGGACCACCTGAGGTAGCGACAGAAAAGCCGGGCCCTGCTGACGCCCTCAAGGAGTACCAGACCAAGGTGGAGTTTGCGCTAAAGCTTGGCTACGCTGAGGACTTGGTCCGACTGGTTCTGAGCAAACTCGGGCCGGATGCGTTGATCAACGACATCCTGGGTGAGCTGGTGAAACTCGGCAGCAAGCCGGAGAGTGATGGCAGCACTCAGACCTCGTCTATTTCCACTTCTTCTTCCCTGGCATCTTCTGGTTCATCGTGTTCTTCAGCATGTAGCTTTTCAGACTCAATTGATTCCCGCCGGTCTGAATCTCCGTCTCTCCTGGATGACAAGGATAACTTACGACCCATAGTGGTGGATGGAAGCAATGTAGCCATGAG CCATGGCAACAAGGAGGTGTTCTCCTGCCAGGGCATTCAGCTGGCTGTAGACTGGTTCGTTGAACGTGGCCACAAAGACATCACAGTGTTTGTGCCTGCCTGGAGGAAGGAGCAGTCCCGCCCGGACGCTCTCATCACAG ATCAGGAGATATTGAGGAGACTTGAGAAGGACAAGATCTTGGTTTTCACACCCTCCCGTCGGGTCCAGGGCCGCAGAGTAGTGTGCTACGATGACAGGTTTATTGTCAAGCTCGCTTACGAATCAGATGGCATCATCGTCTCCAATGACAACTACAGGGACCTGGCTGTGGAGAAACCAGAGTGGAAGAAGTTTATTGACGAACGGCTTCTTATGTACTCGTTTGTTAACGATAA GTTTATGCCCCCTGATGATCCTCTGGGTCGCCATGGCCCCAGTCTGGAGAACTTCCTGAGAAAAAGGCCCATTATCCCAGAACACAAGAAGCAGCCCTGTCCATACG GAAAGAAGTGCACTTACGGGCACAAGTGCAAGTTCTACCACCCAGAGCGTGGCACACAGCCACAGCGCGCAGTGGCCGATGAGCTCAGAGCCAGCGCCAAGACATCTGCAGCCAAAGGCTCAGCCGAATCAGGCCTGGTGAAGAGTCACAGCGTTCCCGGGGGCTCACGCTCAGATAAAGCCGGCGACGGCAAACGTTCGCATCCAAAGAGGCAGTCGGAACCTAGCACACGTGCTCTCTCCTACAGTGACGTGGAGGAAAAGCTGAGCTCCAAAGCCAAAGCGGAGCCGCCTCGGAGTGGCCTGTCATTGCCCCCGGCGCAGGGTGGACCGTCGCCCTCCTGCCACAGTTACCCGCAAGACCCAAGGGAGCACGCTGCATGTCCCTCCAAAAACCACATGATGCCCGCCTTCGCCCAGACTGATTCTTTCCCTACCTGTGAGTCTCCGGACCTCAGCTACTACTCGATGGTCCGCGCCTACTCCGGCCTCGGGCTGTCTGCCCAGCGCAGTCCGGAGCGCCACTTCCCGGCAGACAGCGACCCGCGGATCAGCTCGGTGGCGTCGGACTGCAGCAGTGAAGGCAGTGCCAGCTCCGACTCGTACGGCACGGCGGCCCACGTCGAGCGCTCGTGCATGAGCTCGCCCGAGTCGCTGCTGGATGACGCGCTCAAGtgccatcatcaccaccaccaccaccaccaccatcctcCACACCACCATCCTCCACACCACCTAAGCCACCACCACCGCAGGCAATACCCAACACCCCACCACCAGGGCCGCGTTCTCTCCCCGGCCCCTACGTCACACGCTGCCTACCGCCACGGCATGGTCCGCGCGCACGGCTTCCCACAGGATGACCCACTGCCGCCCCCTCCACCGGACAACAACTTTGAGCACCCGCTGCCCTACGTGGCCCCGCTGCCCCAGCACCATATGGTTGGTGTCAGGTCCAGCTGCCCTGGAGACTACCCTCTTGTGCCGCAGGGAAGCGCCCACCCTCAGAGCTCCCCCCTGGGCCGAGGCCTGGTGTCCACGCGCCTGGACAACGTGTCTGACTCCAGGCTGTACGAGCCTTCGCCACTGTTGCCCCGGAAGCCATACCTGGGCCACGATCGAGTGGCCAGCTGGGATCAGTACTGCCGACAACCTCCGCAGCCCTGCTATGAGCCCTTCACCTTCCAGAGCCTTCCAGAAAACCGTGAGCAGGCATGGCGGGCACCGTGGGGCCGGGGCACCCTTCCTCCTCCCAATCTTCCTTCTCCTCACCCGCCACACTCTCCCCACCCACTGCCTCACCCGCACCACGAGCCAGCGGCTCTCAGCCGCTACCAGGAGGTGCGGGAGAAGGTGTTCGTCAACCTGTGCAACATCTTCCCCACTGAGCTCGTGCAGCTGGTCATGGGGCGGTACCCTCATGTGACCGACGCCCAGCAGCTGGCGGCTGCCATCTTGGCCGAGAAGAGCCAGTCAGGTTACTGA
- the LOC113580336 gene encoding radixin isoform X1 codes for MPKPINVRVTTMDAELEFAIQPNTTGKQLFDQVVKTVGLREVWFFGLQYTDSKGYSTWLKLNKKVTQQDVKKENPLQFKFRAKFFPEDVSEELIQDITQRLFFLQVKEAILNDENYCPPETAVLLASYSVQAKYADYNKEIHKPGYLANDRLLPQRVLEQHKLTKEQWEERIQTWHEEHRGMLREDSMMEYLKIAQDLEMYGVNYFEIKNKKGTELWLGVDALGLNIYEHEDKLTPKIGFPWSEIRNISFNDKKFVIKPIDKKAPDFVFYAPRLRINKRILALCMGNHELYMRRRKPDTIEVQQMKAQAREEKHQKQMERAQLENEKKKRELAEKEKDRIEREKDELIERLRQIEEQTIRAQKELEEQTRRALELDQERKRAKEEAERLEQEKRSAEEAKATLAKQAADQMKNQEQLAAELGEFTAKIALLEEAKRKKEEEATEWQHKALSAQDDLEKTKEELKTVMATAVPAASSAENDHDEQDESSAEASAELSNEGVALQRSEEERLTETQKNERVKKQLQALSSELAEARDETKKTQNDLLHAENVRAGRDKYKTLRQIRQGNTKQRIDEFESM; via the exons GTGGTGAAGACGGTGGGTCTACGTGAGGTCTGGTTTTTTGGCCTGCAGTACACAGACAGCAAAGGCTACAGCACGTGGCTGAAGCTCAATAAGAAG gTGACTCAGCAAGATGTAAAGAAGGAAAACCCTCTGCAGTTCAAATTCAGAGCAAAGTTCTTCCCAGAGGATGTTTCTGAAGAGCTAATCCAGGACATAACACAGCGCCTTTTCTTCCTTCAG GTGAAGGAGGCCATTTTGAACGATGAGAATTACTGCCCTCCGGAAACAGCGGTGCTGCTGGCGTCTTACTCTGTCCAGGCCAAATATGCCGACTACAACAAAGAAATCCACAAGCCTGGCTACCTGGCCAATGACAGGCTGCTGCCACAGAG AGTTCTAGAGCAGCACAAATTGACTAAAGAGCAGTGGGAAGAGAGGATCCAGACCTGGCACGAGGAGCACAGAGGCATGCTCAG AGAGGACTCCATGATGGAGTACCTAAAGATAGCTCAGGACCTGGAGATGTACGGCGTGAACTACTTTGAGATCAAGAACAAAAAGGGCACAGAGCTGTGGCTAGGAGTGGATGCACTGGGCCTCAACATCTACGAGCACGAGGACAA ACTCACACCAAAGATTGGCTTCCCTTGGAGCGAGATCCGTAACATTTCTTTCAACGACAAGAAATTTGTCATCAAGCCCATCGATAAGAAGGCACCA GACTTCGTGTTCTACGCGCCACGGCTGCGGATTAACAAGCGCATCCTGGCGCTGTGCATGGGCAACCACGAGCTGTACATGAGAAGGAGGAAGCCCGACACCATCGAGGTGCAGCAGATGAAGGCCCAAGCCAGGGAGGAGAAACACCAAAAACAGATGGAGAG GGCCCAACTCGAAAACGAGAAGAAGAAGCGAGAGCtggcagagaaggagaaggatcGGATAGAGCGGGAAAAGGACGAACTGATCGAGCGTCTTCGACAGATAGAAGAACAGACGATACGTGCACAGAAAG agctggaggagcagaCACGTCGGGCGCTGGAGCTGGaccaggagaggaagagggcgaAGGAGGAGGCCGAGAGGCTGGAGCAAGAGAAGCGGTCTGCTGAGGAGGCAAAAGCAACCCTAGCCAAGCAGGCGGCCGACCAGATGAAGAACCAAGAACAGCTG GCTGCTGAACTAGGAGAGTTCACCGCCAAAATCGCCCTTCTGGAGGAGGCCAAGAGGAAAAAGGAAGAGGAGGCCACGGAGTGGCAGCACAAA gctctGTCGGCCCAGGATGACCTGGAGAAGACCAAGGAGGAGCTGAAGACGGTGATGGCGACAGCTGTACCGGCGGCCAGCTCGGCAGAGAATGATCATGATGAGCAGGATGAGAGCAGCGCGGAGGCCAGTGCTGAGCTGTCCAATGAGGGCGTGGCACTGCAGCGCAGTGAGGAGGAGCGCCTCACTGAGACCCAGAAGAATGAGCGCGTCAAGAAGCAGCTGCAG GCGCTGAGCTCAGAGCTGGCCGAAGCCCGGGACGAAACCAAGAAGACCCAAAACGATCTGCTGCATGCAGAGAACGTCAGGGCTGGCCGAGACAAGTACAAGACCCTCCGACAGATCCGCCAGGGCAACACGAAGCAGCGCATCGACGAGTTTGAGTCCATGTGA
- the LOC113580336 gene encoding radixin isoform X2: MRSWSLPSSPIPQANSFLTRVLEQHKLTKEQWEERIQTWHEEHRGMLREDSMMEYLKIAQDLEMYGVNYFEIKNKKGTELWLGVDALGLNIYEHEDKLTPKIGFPWSEIRNISFNDKKFVIKPIDKKAPDFVFYAPRLRINKRILALCMGNHELYMRRRKPDTIEVQQMKAQAREEKHQKQMERAQLENEKKKRELAEKEKDRIEREKDELIERLRQIEEQTIRAQKELEEQTRRALELDQERKRAKEEAERLEQEKRSAEEAKATLAKQAADQMKNQEQLAAELGEFTAKIALLEEAKRKKEEEATEWQHKALSAQDDLEKTKEELKTVMATAVPAASSAENDHDEQDESSAEASAELSNEGVALQRSEEERLTETQKNERVKKQLQALSSELAEARDETKKTQNDLLHAENVRAGRDKYKTLRQIRQGNTKQRIDEFESM; this comes from the exons AGTTCTAGAGCAGCACAAATTGACTAAAGAGCAGTGGGAAGAGAGGATCCAGACCTGGCACGAGGAGCACAGAGGCATGCTCAG AGAGGACTCCATGATGGAGTACCTAAAGATAGCTCAGGACCTGGAGATGTACGGCGTGAACTACTTTGAGATCAAGAACAAAAAGGGCACAGAGCTGTGGCTAGGAGTGGATGCACTGGGCCTCAACATCTACGAGCACGAGGACAA ACTCACACCAAAGATTGGCTTCCCTTGGAGCGAGATCCGTAACATTTCTTTCAACGACAAGAAATTTGTCATCAAGCCCATCGATAAGAAGGCACCA GACTTCGTGTTCTACGCGCCACGGCTGCGGATTAACAAGCGCATCCTGGCGCTGTGCATGGGCAACCACGAGCTGTACATGAGAAGGAGGAAGCCCGACACCATCGAGGTGCAGCAGATGAAGGCCCAAGCCAGGGAGGAGAAACACCAAAAACAGATGGAGAG GGCCCAACTCGAAAACGAGAAGAAGAAGCGAGAGCtggcagagaaggagaaggatcGGATAGAGCGGGAAAAGGACGAACTGATCGAGCGTCTTCGACAGATAGAAGAACAGACGATACGTGCACAGAAAG agctggaggagcagaCACGTCGGGCGCTGGAGCTGGaccaggagaggaagagggcgaAGGAGGAGGCCGAGAGGCTGGAGCAAGAGAAGCGGTCTGCTGAGGAGGCAAAAGCAACCCTAGCCAAGCAGGCGGCCGACCAGATGAAGAACCAAGAACAGCTG GCTGCTGAACTAGGAGAGTTCACCGCCAAAATCGCCCTTCTGGAGGAGGCCAAGAGGAAAAAGGAAGAGGAGGCCACGGAGTGGCAGCACAAA gctctGTCGGCCCAGGATGACCTGGAGAAGACCAAGGAGGAGCTGAAGACGGTGATGGCGACAGCTGTACCGGCGGCCAGCTCGGCAGAGAATGATCATGATGAGCAGGATGAGAGCAGCGCGGAGGCCAGTGCTGAGCTGTCCAATGAGGGCGTGGCACTGCAGCGCAGTGAGGAGGAGCGCCTCACTGAGACCCAGAAGAATGAGCGCGTCAAGAAGCAGCTGCAG GCGCTGAGCTCAGAGCTGGCCGAAGCCCGGGACGAAACCAAGAAGACCCAAAACGATCTGCTGCATGCAGAGAACGTCAGGGCTGGCCGAGACAAGTACAAGACCCTCCGACAGATCCGCCAGGGCAACACGAAGCAGCGCATCGACGAGTTTGAGTCCATGTGA